One region of Cucurbita pepo subsp. pepo cultivar mu-cu-16 chromosome LG03, ASM280686v2, whole genome shotgun sequence genomic DNA includes:
- the LOC111791604 gene encoding uncharacterized protein LOC111791604 translates to MEEIEHSTIATNGINMHVASIGSGPPVLFLHGFPELWYSWRHQLLFLASKGFRAIAPDLRGFGDSDVPPSPSSYTPFHIIGDLIGLLDHLGIEKVFLVGHDWGAMMAWYFCLFRPDRVKALVNLSVHYTPRNPAISTLSLIRKLLGDDFYICKFQKPGVAEADFGSVDTATMMKKFLTIRDPSPPIIPNGFKTLKTPESLPPWLTEEDIDYFASKFAKTGFTGGLNYYRAFDLTWELTGPWTGAQIKVPAKFVVGDLDMVYNSPGAKQYIHGSRFNKDVPLLEEVVVMEGAAHFINQEKADEISAHIYDFINKF, encoded by the exons ATGGAGGAAATCGAGCACTCCACCATCGCCACCAATGGCATCAACATGCACGTCGCTTCCATCGGCTCCGGTCCGCCGGTCTTATTCCTCCACGGCTTCCCTGAGCTCTGGTACTCATGGCGCCACCAGCTCCTCTTTCTCGCCTCCAAGGGCTTCCGAGCCATAGCCCCCGATCTCCGCGGCTTCGGCGACTCCGACGTGCCGCCGTCTCCCTCCTCCTATACGCCTTTCCACATCATTGGAGACCTCATCGGCCTCCTCGATCATCTCGGAATCGAGAAAGTTTTCTTGGTTGGCCACGATTGGGGCGCGATGATGGCTTGGTACTTTTGCCTTTTCAGGCCCGATCGAGTCAAAGCTTTGGTCAATTTGAGTGTCCATTATACTCCTCGGAATCCGGCAATCTCAACTCTCAGCCTTATCCGGAAATTACTCGGCGACGATTTTTACATTTGTAAATTTCAG AAACCTGGAGTGGCTGAAGCCGATTTTGGATCTGTGGATACGGCTACGATGATGAAGAAATTCCTGACGATTAGAGATCCAAGCCCTCCGATTATACCTAATGGATTCAAAACACTGAAGACTCCAGAATCCTTACCGCCGTGGTTAACGGAGGAGGATATCGATTACTTCGCCTCCAAATTCGCGAAAACTGGCTTCACCGGCGGACTCAACTACTATCGTGCCTTTGACCT AACCTGGGAGCTGACAGGGCCATGGACTGGAGCACAGATCAAAGTTCCTGCGAAATTCGTAGTGGGGGATCTGGATATGGTGTACAATTCTCCAGGTGCGAAGCAGTACATTCACGGCAGCAGATTCAACAAGGACGTACCACTTCTGGAAGAAGTGGTAGTGATGGAAGGCGCAGCGCACTTCATCAACCAAGAAAAAGCAGATGAAATAAGCGCCCACATCTATGATTTCATCAACAA